Proteins encoded by one window of Epinephelus moara isolate mb chromosome 18, YSFRI_EMoa_1.0, whole genome shotgun sequence:
- the slc2a6 gene encoding solute carrier family 2, facilitated glucose transporter member 6: MGEETPLLNRPTSSESRINNSRLYLAVFAAVLGNFSFGYSLVYSSPVLPKLKSPDADPRLRMDTEQAAWFGSIYTLGAAAGGLGAMLLNDLIGRKLSIMMSAVPSTIGYMLMGGAFHLWMLHTGRFLTGVAGGMTAASIPVYISEISHKAVRGALGSCPQITAVFGALALYAMGLVIPWRWLAVAGEVPALLMVVLLAFMPRSPRRLLVLGQEQKAERVIRWLRGKHYDTQSELSAIKHSINTQGKVTWSELATPNYYRPIFISVMMRFLQQMTGITPILVYLEPIFSKSKVPLEARYDAAIVGAVRLFSVAVAACLMDKAGRKALLYTSSMLMFLSMLTLTINSHTTPCPPGPAPPNVTVGLDYTLAASHQSAASLIPLISTMVFIFGYAMGWGPITWLLMSEVLPLVARGVASGLCVTVSWLTAFMLTHAFAHLEDKYGLYVPYLIFTVVCVLCLLFNAVCIPETRGRSLEEIENYFRTGRTFTINRSQSTTQSS; the protein is encoded by the exons ATCAATAACTCCAGACTGTACCTGGCCGTCTTCGCAGCCGTCCTGGGGAACTTCAGCTTTGGTTACTCTCTGGTCTACTCGTCCCCGGTCCTGCCGAAGCTCAAGAGCCCTGATGCTGACCCTCGGCTCAGGATGGACACGGAGCAGGCGGCCTGGTTCGGCTCCATCTACACACTGGGTGCAGCGGCCGGAGGGCTGGGGGCCATGCTGCTCAACGACTTGATCGGACGGAAGCTGAGCATCATGATGTCAGCAGTGCCTTCGACGATAGG ATACATGCTGATGGGAGGGGCTTTCCACttgtggatgcttcacacggGCCGTTTCCTCACAGGTGTTGCTGGTGGGATGACCGCAGCATCCATCCCt GTTTACATCTCAGAGATCTCCCACAAGGCAGTGAGAGGAGCGTTGGGCTCCTGTCCTCAGATCACTGCTGTGTTTGGGGCACTGGCGCTCTACGCCATGG GTCTGGTGATACCTTGGCGGTGGCTGGCAGTGGCGGGGGAGGTGCCAGCTTTGCTGATGGTTGTGCTGCTAGCGTTCATGCCCAGGTCCCCCAGGAGGCTCCTCGTTCTGGGCCAAGAACAAAAGGCTGAGAGGGTCATCCGCTGGCTGAGGGGAAAACACTACGACACACAGTCTGAGCTCAGTGCCATAAAG CACAGCATCAACACACAGGGTAAAGTCACATGGTCAGAGCTGGCCACACCCAATTACTACCGGCCAATCTTCATCTCAGTGATGATGCGTTTCCTGCAGCAGATGACGGGCATCACGCCCATCTTGGTGTACCTGGAGCCCATCTTTTCCAAAAGCAAAGTTCCCCTCGAGGCCAg GTATGATGCTGCCATTGTGGGTGCAGTCCGCCTCTTTTCTGTTGCCGTGGCAGCCTGTTTAATGGACAAGGCAGGACGGAAAGCCCTGCTTTACACATCCAGCATGCTGATGTTCCTGTCCATGCTGACTCTGACCATCAACTCACATACCACGCCTTGCCCTCCAGGCCCTGCCCCTCCTAATGTCACTGTGGGTTTGGACTACACTTTGGCTGCTAGCCACCAATCTGCGGCAAGTCTCATTCCTCTCATCAGCACCATGGTGTTTATATTTG GATACGCCATGGGATGGGGCCCAATCACATGGCTGCTGATGTCTGAGGTGCTGCCGCTGGTTGCCCGGGGCGTCGCCTCAggtctgtgtgtgactgtcagcTGGTTGACGGCCTTCATGCTCACGCACGCCTTCGCACACCTGGAGGACAAGTACGGCCTGTATGTGCCCTACCTGATTTTTACAgtggtgtgtgtgctctgtctgCTGTTCAACGCCGTGTGCATCCCTGAGACTAGGGGCCGCTCACTGGAGGAAATAGAGAACTATTTTAGGACTGGACGTACGTTCACCATCAACCGGAGTCAGTCCACCACACAGTCAAGCTGA